A portion of the Flavobacterium limnophilum genome contains these proteins:
- a CDS encoding XRE family transcriptional regulator has product MSLFSDNIRSLRLHKKISQEKLAESLLITRGRYVKYEDGTSEAPYEILKKIAHYYHISIDLLLSVDVRKIPMDNLLQLENNRLVLPITVDTNGENFIEVVTQKVKAGYLNGYADPEYIESLQHISLPFLGPGKYRGFPIEGDSMPPHEDGSIIIGRYIEKLGDVKDGRTYILITKSEGMVYKRLNKNKTNALVVASDNNFYPAYEVKVSDILEIWEYECNIGRNDSKQENPETANVVNMFLELKREIGELKGRTP; this is encoded by the coding sequence ATGTCGTTATTTTCAGACAATATCAGGAGCCTACGGCTGCACAAAAAAATTTCGCAGGAAAAGCTGGCTGAAAGCCTGCTCATCACGCGTGGACGTTACGTGAAATATGAAGACGGAACTTCGGAAGCTCCGTATGAAATACTGAAGAAAATTGCCCATTATTATCATATCAGCATTGACCTACTGCTTTCCGTGGATGTGCGGAAAATACCGATGGACAATTTATTGCAATTGGAAAACAATAGATTGGTATTGCCTATCACGGTCGACACGAACGGGGAGAATTTTATTGAAGTCGTCACCCAAAAAGTCAAGGCCGGTTACTTAAATGGTTATGCCGATCCCGAATATATCGAAAGCCTGCAACATATTTCATTGCCTTTTTTGGGGCCAGGCAAGTACAGGGGTTTTCCGATTGAAGGCGATTCGATGCCTCCCCACGAAGATGGCAGCATCATCATCGGGCGGTATATTGAAAAGTTGGGAGACGTCAAGGATGGCAGAACTTATATCCTGATTACCAAAAGCGAAGGCATGGTGTACAAGCGTTTGAATAAAAACAAAACCAATGCCCTGGTTGTTGCATCAGACAACAATTTTTACCCTGCTTATGAAGTCAAGGTTTCGGATATTCTCGAAATTTGGGAGTACGAGTGCAATATCGGGCGAAATGACAGCAAACAAGAGAATCCGGAAACGGCCAATGTCGTGAACATGTTTTTGGAGTTGAAAAGGGAGATTGGGGAATTGAAGGGAAGAACCCCCTAA